In Opitutus sp., one genomic interval encodes:
- a CDS encoding beta-ketoacyl-[acyl-carrier-protein] synthase family protein, with translation MSLKTPRIVITGVGLTAPNGNTLTEFRQNLLAGVGGIEKKEIRYMGELLAGVCHYDALKYQTKKELRVGTRAGSISIYCAREAVANSGLDFANFPKDRVGVYVGTTEHGNVETENEIYAISKFNYDTKYWSHYHNPRTVSNNPAGEISLNLGITGPAYTIGAACAAGNMGLIHATQMLRLGEVDLAICGGVSESIHTFGIYAGFKSQNALASHPDPLKASRPFDRDRNGIVISEGGALYTLERLDDALARGAKIYGEIGGYCVNSDASDYVLPNPGRQAECVRKALKSAGMTPQDIHIVNTHATATPLGDIQECEAIRAVFGENCPDTYINNTKGYIGHCMGAAGALELAGNLPSFDDLVVHPTINVDNLDPHCALPGLVLNHPKKVRKVDTILNNSFGMLGINSTLIVKRFVP, from the coding sequence ATGTCGCTTAAAACCCCTCGCATCGTCATCACGGGTGTTGGTCTGACCGCACCCAATGGCAACACGCTGACCGAATTCCGCCAAAACCTGCTCGCTGGGGTGGGCGGGATCGAAAAAAAGGAGATTCGCTACATGGGCGAATTGCTCGCCGGCGTCTGCCACTACGACGCCCTCAAATACCAAACCAAAAAAGAGCTGCGCGTAGGCACCCGGGCCGGCTCCATCTCGATTTACTGCGCCCGCGAGGCGGTGGCGAACAGCGGACTCGATTTCGCCAATTTCCCCAAGGACCGCGTCGGTGTCTACGTCGGCACGACCGAGCACGGTAACGTCGAAACCGAGAACGAAATCTACGCGATTTCGAAGTTCAACTACGACACAAAGTACTGGTCGCATTACCACAACCCGCGCACCGTCTCCAACAACCCGGCCGGCGAAATCTCGCTTAACCTCGGCATCACCGGCCCAGCTTACACGATCGGTGCCGCCTGCGCCGCCGGCAACATGGGCCTGATCCACGCCACCCAGATGCTGCGCCTAGGCGAAGTCGACCTGGCGATCTGCGGCGGCGTGAGCGAGTCGATCCACACCTTTGGCATCTACGCTGGCTTCAAATCCCAAAACGCCCTCGCCTCCCACCCCGATCCGCTCAAGGCGTCGCGCCCCTTTGACCGTGATCGCAACGGCATCGTTATCTCCGAGGGCGGTGCGTTGTACACGCTCGAGCGGCTCGACGACGCGCTGGCCCGTGGCGCCAAGATTTATGGCGAAATCGGCGGCTACTGCGTGAACTCCGACGCCAGCGATTACGTGCTGCCCAATCCCGGTCGCCAGGCCGAGTGCGTGCGCAAGGCGCTCAAGTCGGCTGGCATGACCCCGCAGGACATCCATATCGTCAATACCCACGCCACCGCCACGCCGCTGGGCGACATCCAAGAGTGCGAGGCGATCCGCGCCGTATTCGGCGAGAACTGCCCCGATACCTACATTAACAACACCAAGGGCTACATCGGCCACTGCATGGGCGCGGCCGGTGCGCTGGAGCTGGCGGGCAACCTGCCGTCCTTCGATGATCTCGTGGTGCACCCCACCATCAACGTCGACAACCTTGACCCCCATTGCGCCCTGCCCGGACTGGTGCTCAACCACCCGAAGAAGGTCCGTAAAGTCGATACCATCCTCAATAACTCCTTCGGCATGCTGGGGATAAATTCCACGTTGATTGTGAAGCGATTTGTGCCCTAA
- a CDS encoding acyl carrier protein, whose product MTKDETKQVVLEIIADIAPDEDISNLKSDVRLRDQMQLDSMDFLDIVMELRKRHNIEVPEADYIQLASLDSCADYLTPKFTALGK is encoded by the coding sequence ATGACCAAAGACGAAACCAAACAAGTGGTCCTCGAAATCATCGCCGACATCGCGCCGGACGAAGATATTTCCAATCTCAAGTCCGACGTTCGCCTCCGCGACCAGATGCAATTGGATTCGATGGACTTCCTCGACATCGTGATGGAGCTGCGCAAGCGCCACAATATCGAGGTCCCCGAGGCCGACTACATCCAGCTGGCTTCGCTCGACAGCTGCGCTGATTACCTCACGCCAAAGTTCACCGCTCTCGGCAAGTAA